The DNA sequence CGAACCTGAAGAGTTAACCGCGGCTACGGGTGAAGTTCAATCAATGACTGAGAGCACCGCACCACGAGTCGGGATCGTCGGTCTCGGCAACATCGGCCAGTATCACGTGGACCGACTCCGGGAACTCGGCGCGAACGTCGTCGGGGGGATGGACATCGACGCTGGGGCACGGTCCCACTTCACGGAGACGTACGGTATCGCCGCATACGACGACCACGAGGACCTGTTCGACGTCGCCGAGGCGGTCATCATCACGACGCCGAACAAGTACCACGAGGAGTACGCGACCGACGCGCTCGACGCCGGACTGGACGTGTTACTGGAGAAGCCGCTCGCCCACTCCGTCGAGAGCGCGGAACGGATCGCCGCGGCCGCCGCCGAGGCAGACGGGTTCTGCATGGCCGGGTTCAACAACCGGTACGCGAACCCCGTCGAGGCGATCAAGGGCCATCAGGCGGAGGGACGGTTCGGCGACGTTCGGCACGTCGAGGCGAACTACATCCGGCGGCGGGGGATCCCCGGGCGAGGGTCGTGGTTCACCTCGAAGGAGGTCGCCGGCGGCGGCGCGCTCATCGACATCGGGGTCCACGCGATCGACCTGGCGCT is a window from the Halostella salina genome containing:
- a CDS encoding Gfo/Idh/MocA family protein, with translation MTESTAPRVGIVGLGNIGQYHVDRLRELGANVVGGMDIDAGARSHFTETYGIAAYDDHEDLFDVAEAVIITTPNKYHEEYATDALDAGLDVLLEKPLAHSVESAERIAAAAAEADGFCMAGFNNRYANPVEAIKGHQAEGRFGDVRHVEANYIRRRGIPGRGSWFTSKEVAGGGALIDIGVHAIDLALYFLDFPEVVEVSGQTRAQFGDRDEYSFIEMWGEDIGPEGFDVDDSASAFIRCADGSTVSLEVAWATNRESNQEFILRGSGAGAKFDKSTGDLTLYESSDVGTDQLTDTTVETRPNDAHKSEQEAFLSAVEAGEAPERNTMEQALTVQRVIDAIYRSSERNEAVSLRSVEDPELRRE